A region of the Coriobacteriia bacterium genome:
AGCAGCGCCAGCAGCGCGGGGTCCATGACGAACAGCAGGACCGGGTGCGCGAGCACGAGGCCCAGGGCCACGTAGGACATGCGCCGATGGAAGTGGTAGACGGCGTCGATCCCGAACGGAGCCTTCAGGCGGCGGAGCCGCGCCGACAGGACGAACTGCAGCCCGAGGATGCCCGCGCCGGCGAAGGCGAGCGCCACGGAGAGCTCCCGCAGGAACTCGCGTCCCGCCGGCAGCGGGGCGAGCAGCATCAGCACGAGCGGCGCCAGCGCGAGCAGCACGTACAGGGCGATGCCCGATGCGGCGCGCACCCGATATGCTCGCTGCCGCGCGCGGCGGTCCACGGCAGGGGACATCCACATCCCTTCGGAGGAGACCTTCTCCAGGTATTCCCCGCCGCCGCGGGTTCGCCTCGCCCGCTCGCCGGGGCGGCAGCCGCTTCCCGCCCGCCGGCCGGCGTGGCACGCACGGCGGAGCCGCGGCCCGCCGGGGGGTAAAGAAGGAGCACGAGGAACGTGACGCGGGCCGGAGCCGATGCCGCCCGGCGCCGCGAGACCCCGAGGAGGGGAGCGCCATGGCGCACATCCGCTGGTTCGAGGAGCTGACCAACGAAGACGTCGCCAGCGTGGGCGGCAAGAACGCTTCGCTGGGGGAGATGATCCGGAGCCTGCGGGCCGAGCGGGTGAGCGTGCCCGGGGGCTTCGCGACCACCGCCGAGGCCTACTGGGCGTTCGTCGAGGCCAGCGGCATCCGTGACCGCCTCGAGGAGCTGCTCGCGGCGCTTCAGCGCGAGGAGGTGACGCTGCAGGAGGCGGGCTCCCGCGTCCGCCGCCTCTTCCGCCGCGGCCGCTTCCCCGAAGACATCGCGGAGGAGATCCGCGAGGCCTACGCGGAGCTCTCGCGCCGCTACGGCGTGGAGGAGGCCGACGTGGCCGTACGGTCCTCGGCCACCGCGGAGGACCTCCCGACCGCGAGCTTCGCGGGGCAGCAGGAGACGTTCCTGAACGTGGTGGGCGCCGAGGAGCTGCTGGACGCCTGCCGGCGCTGCTACGCGTCGCTGTTCACCGACCGCGCCATCGCGTACAGGCGCGAGCAGGGCTTCGACCACATGCAGGTGGCGCTGTCGGTGGGCGTGCAGAAGATGGTGCGGAGCGACCTCGCCGGGGCCGGCGTCATGTTCACCGTGGACACCGAGACCGGCTTCCCCGACATGATCGTGATCGACGCGAACTTCGGCCTGGGCGAGACGGTGGTGCAGGGGACGGTGAACCCCGACGAGTACCGCGTCTTCCAGCCGCTCCTCGCGGACGCGCGCCTCCGGCCGGTCATCGAGAAGACCCTCGGCGAGAAGGCCCGCAAGGTCGTGTACGCGCCGGGCGGGGGGCACGCGACGCGGACCGTGGACACCACCCAGGACGAGCGGCGCGCGTTCGTGCTGACCGACGACGAGATCCTGCGGTTCGCGCGGTGGGGGGACGCGATCGAGCGCCACTACGGCCGGCCGATGGACGTGGAGTGGGCCAAGGACGGGGAGTCCGGCGAGCTGTTCGTGGTGCAGGCGCGGCCGGAGACGGTGGTGTCGCAGCGGGAGGCGGCGTCGCTGCGCTCCTACCGGCTGGAGGAGCGCGGCGAGCGGCTGGTGCAGGGCCTGGCCATCGGCGACGCGGTGGCCGCGGGCAAGGTGATCGTGATCCGCAGCCCCAAGGAGATGGGCCGCTTCGAGGACGACGCCGTGCTCGTCACCGGCATGACGGATCCGGACTGGGTCCCGATCATGAAGCGCGCCGCCGCCATCGTGACCGACCACGGCGGCCGCACGTCGCACGCCGCCATCGTGAGCCGCGAGCTGGGCGTGCCTGCCATCGTCGGGACCGGCGAGGCCACGCACGTGCTGCGCGACGGGCAGGAGGTCACGGTCTCGTGCGCCGAGGGTGAGACCGGATACGTCTACGACGGGCGGCTGGCCTTCTCCTCGGAGGAGATAAGGCTCGAGGACGTGCCCGAGACGCGCACGCGCATCATGATGAACATCGCCTCGCCGGCGGCGGCCTTCCGCTGGTGGAGGCTGCCGGTGCGCGGCATCGGCCTGGCCCGCATGGAGTTCGTGATCAACAACGAGATCGCGATCCACCCGATGGCGCTCGTGCGCTACCCCGACCTGGCCGACGCCGACGCCAGGCGCGAGATCGACCGCCTGACGCGGGGCTACGAGGACAAGACGGAGTACTTCGTCGATCGTCTCGCGAGCGGCATCGCGCGCATCGCGGCCTCGCAGCACCCCGACCCGGTGCTCGTGCGCACGAGCGACTTCAAGACCAACGAGTACGCCGCCCTCATCGGCGGACGCGAGTTCGAGCCCGCCGAGGCCAACCCCATGCTGGGCTTCCGGGGGGCGTCGCGCTACTACGACGAGCGCTACCGCGAGGGCTTCGCGCTCGAGTGCCGCGCGATCAAACGGGCGCGCGAGGAGGTCGGGCTGCGCAACGTCGTGGTGATGCTGCCGTTCTGCCGCACCCCGGAGGAGGCCGAC
Encoded here:
- the ppsA gene encoding phosphoenolpyruvate synthase; this translates as MAHIRWFEELTNEDVASVGGKNASLGEMIRSLRAERVSVPGGFATTAEAYWAFVEASGIRDRLEELLAALQREEVTLQEAGSRVRRLFRRGRFPEDIAEEIREAYAELSRRYGVEEADVAVRSSATAEDLPTASFAGQQETFLNVVGAEELLDACRRCYASLFTDRAIAYRREQGFDHMQVALSVGVQKMVRSDLAGAGVMFTVDTETGFPDMIVIDANFGLGETVVQGTVNPDEYRVFQPLLADARLRPVIEKTLGEKARKVVYAPGGGHATRTVDTTQDERRAFVLTDDEILRFARWGDAIERHYGRPMDVEWAKDGESGELFVVQARPETVVSQREAASLRSYRLEERGERLVQGLAIGDAVAAGKVIVIRSPKEMGRFEDDAVLVTGMTDPDWVPIMKRAAAIVTDHGGRTSHAAIVSRELGVPAIVGTGEATHVLRDGQEVTVSCAEGETGYVYDGRLAFSSEEIRLEDVPETRTRIMMNIASPAAAFRWWRLPVRGIGLARMEFVINNEIAIHPMALVRYPDLADADARREIDRLTRGYEDKTEYFVDRLASGIARIAASQHPDPVLVRTSDFKTNEYAALIGGREFEPAEANPMLGFRGASRYYDERYREGFALECRAIKRAREEVGLRNVVVMLPFCRTPEEADRVLEVMAENGLRRGEAGLQVYVMAEIPSNVTLADLFAERFDGFSIGSNDLTQLVLGVDRDSTDLAALFQENHEAVRRTIAELIERAHAAGTPVGICGEAPSNHPEFAAFLVEAGIDSISLNPDSVMGTIGRVAEAEERLREPARAHS